In Silene latifolia isolate original U9 population chromosome 3, ASM4854445v1, whole genome shotgun sequence, a single window of DNA contains:
- the LOC141648754 gene encoding uncharacterized protein LOC141648754, with protein MEVLGGQIECAKEVGLLKGITLCQQEEPITHLFFADDSVFFFQDKGQAATSLKRILDDYCDASGQKLNLDKPGILFSPSTTLAKAQGTMSILRVRNSKAGRLTLISSVLSNLSNYFLSVFKIPVSVSAKLNSLGSPGMAEVIDYPPPTSVTLLEEYFSLFSLSMQATPLLAQFWWAGCKLGKKLHWCSRNFLSLPKSSGGLGIRNVECLNKALLAKHGWRLVSGDDSYFSRIFRRKIFGTNTFVDGLRPKYGSGCSWGVKSIRYGLELILDNIGWKPGLESCLNAWNAKWVNANTPEPKDRLLDSTFLSLGSLQVRELWNCDLTWNASLVRALFKDKDADWILASTLCTLESMMKSFGLSLMMEFIQ; from the exons ATGGAGGTACTTGGAGGGCAGATTGAGTGTGCAAAGGAGGTGGGTCTTTTGAAAGGAATCACTCTGTGTCAGCAAGAGGAACCGATCACGCATTTATTTTTTGCGGATGACTCTGTTTTTTTCTTCCAAGATAAGGGACAAGCGGCGACTAGTTTAAAAAGGATTTTGGATGATTATTGTGATGCATCAGGACAAAAGTTGAATTTGGATAAACCTGGTATTCTCTTTAGTCCGAGTACGACACTAGCAAAGGCACAAGGGACCATGAGTATTCTTCGAGTACGAAATTCAAAAG CTGGTAGGCTTACCTTAATTTCTTCAGTCTTATCAAATCTCTCTAATTACTTCCTATCGGTTTTCAAAATTCCGGTAAGTGTGTCAGCAAAGCTCAATTCTCTGGGGTCGCCTGGAATGGCT GAGGTAATAGATTACCCACCTCCCACCTCTGTAACATTACTGGAGGAATATTTCTCTCTATTCAGTTTATCAATGCAG GCGACCCCTCTGttggcacaattttggtgggCTGGGTGTAAACTGGGGAAAAAGCTACATTGGTGCAGTAGGAATTTTCTAAGTCTTCCTAAGAGTTCGGGAGGGTTGGGTATTCGAAATGTTGAATGTCTAAATAAGGCGCTGCTCGCTAAACATGGTTGGAGACTTGTCTCGGGGGATGATTCTTACTTTAGTAGGATTTTCCGACGAAAGATTTTTGGAACGAATACCTTTGTTGATGGGCTGCGACCTAAATATGGTTCGGGCTGTTCATGGGGGGTTAAAAGTATTAGGTATGGTCTGGAGCTGATTCTGGATAACATTGGTTGGAAGCCAGGCTTGGAATCTTGTCTTAACGCGTGGAATGCAAAGTGGGTTAATGCAAATACGCCGGAACCGAAAGATCGTTTGCTTGATTCGACCTTTCTTTCTCTAGGAAGCCTTCAAGTACGGGAATTATGGAATTGTGACTTGACGTGGAATGCTTCTCTAGTGCGTGCCCTTTTTAAGGATAAGGATGCGGATTGGATATTGGCATCTACCCTATGTACTCTAGAAAGTATGATGAAGTCTTTTGGCCTCTCACTAATGATGGAATTTATTCAGTGA